The nucleotide sequence GGCATTCTTTGATTATAGCGTGATTTGCGGACCCCGTGGCGAGGAAGATCTTTAACGCGTCGCCCCATGTCGGTTTTTTTCGCGGCCCTTCGATCGCGCGGGAGGGAGCCGGGAATCCTCGCTAATCGCCGGAAAGCCGTCGAGCCAACTCCGTGAGCAGCTTTTCTCCGTCCCCCTTCCAGGCGCTCCCGTGCATGCAGGCCAGCGTCGTGGGCCGGGTCTGGGCCAGCGGGGCCATGAGCTGGGCAACGTTCTTCGCTTGGGAAAAATAGTCCAGCTGCTTGCGGTAGGCCTCGCTGGGTTCCAGGATGTCCGATTCCGTGACCGGGGGATGGTAGGCCCCTCCTTGGGTGAAGAGGTCCCCGCACAGAAGGGTCTTGGTCGCGTCTTCGAACAGATAGCCGCACTCCCAGGCATGGGGAAGATGGGGTGCGTCGAGCCATTGAACCCGATGCTTCCCCAAGGCAAGGGCTTCCCCGTGTCGCAGGGCCTTGGGGGGCCGGTCGAAGAGATCGCCGTTGATCATGGCGTTGATCTCCCCGCAAAGCGGAACGGCATGGGGACAAAGGGCCAGAAACTCGTTGACCGAGCCGCATTCGTCGGATTCGCCATGGGAGAAGGAAAAATAGCGCATGCGCTCCAAGGGCAGGACCTTGGCGACGGCCTCGCGCACCAGGGGGAACATCCGACGGGGACCGGAGTGGAAGAGGAGGGG is from Deltaproteobacteria bacterium PRO3 and encodes:
- a CDS encoding MBL fold metallo-hydrolase yields the protein MITNSESGTNIEEISEGIFRIHTPVPPSATSGGFSFNQFLIVDEEPLLFHSGPRRMFPLVREAVAKVLPLERMRYFSFSHGESDECGSVNEFLALCPHAVPLCGEINAMINGDLFDRPPKALRHGEALALGKHRVQWLDAPHLPHAWECGYLFEDATKTLLCGDLFTQGGAYHPPVTESDILEPSEAYRKQLDYFSQAKNVAQLMAPLAQTRPTTLACMHGSAWKGDGEKLLTELARRLSGD